Genomic window (bacterium):
CGGGCGGGAGGCGCTTGACGCCGACGGCGTGTCCCGTGAACAGCCCGAACGCCTTGACGTTCATGACGAAGCCGGGCGGTGTGTCCTCGACCCACCGGCGGCTGTAGGCCGCCGGCAGGAGCGCGAAGTAGGACGCATCGACCTCGACGGTCGGAAATTGTCCCGCATAGTACCGCAGCCGGTCGGACGCGCTCCGGACGCCCGGCGGGTAGAACTCGCTCTTCACGAACGACTTTTCCGCCCAGGAGCACGTCCCGACGTAGATGCGGCCGTCGATCGGCGCGGGACCGGACGGCGGGAGGAGCGACAACTGGTCGCGCGCCGGCATGGCCTACGCGGCGAAGCCGAGCACGGGGCGGGGGCCGCTGTAAGGCCGCGAGGCAGGTTGTCCGAAGCCGTTGCGTGCGGCCCGCTCCACGGGGTCGAGCGAGGTCAGCAGCGCGTCCACGTCTACGCCGAGGAAGCGCGGCCCGTACGCCGTCAGTTTCGCCCGCGCCTTGCCGAGCAGCACAGCCGCGCCGTGCGCGTTGCCCTTCTCCGCATGGTAGCAACCGGCCGCCGCCTGGACGAGCCCGTGGTAGAATTCGCGCTCCGGCGGACGGCTGTTCCGCCAGACGTCCTCGAGGTACTCGTGGCACTCGAAGAACAAGCCGGCGTTGAACAGGGCGGCACCGCGGTAAACCTCGAGCGGCACCCCGGGGGGCGCGTGGCGCTCGGCGAGGCGCAGCGCCTCGGCGAGCCGGGCCGCCTGCCGGTGAAAATACGCGGCGTGTGGCCGGTAGGGCGCGGCCAGCGCCGGGCCGTCCGCGCCATCCGTGAACAACCCCGTCGCGA
Coding sequences:
- a CDS encoding DUF309 domain-containing protein, with the protein product MSYVRLKHTLSSIALASLADPGRAAAAPAMAAYAALSPIGDAVPAAAIARRAAMEPSSVRRALLATGLFTDGADGPALAAPYRPHAAYFHRQAARLAEALRLAERHAPPGVPLEVYRGAALFNAGLFFECHEYLEDVWRNSRPPEREFYHGLVQAAAGCYHAEKGNAHGAAVLLGKARAKLTAYGPRFLGVDVDALLTSLDPVERAARNGFGQPASRPYSGPRPVLGFAA